A genome region from Physeter macrocephalus isolate SW-GA chromosome 4, ASM283717v5, whole genome shotgun sequence includes the following:
- the TMIGD3 gene encoding LOW QUALITY PROTEIN: transmembrane and immunoglobulin domain containing 3 (The sequence of the model RefSeq protein was modified relative to this genomic sequence to represent the inferred CDS: inserted 1 base in 1 codon), with protein sequence MRLFILLSLTVLSGAMVMDXKVKESFVLDTASAICNYNAHYKDLPKSWRRGYFWNYCNIITFTPNSTDRVALRDTGNQLTVTVSCLTKEDTGWYWCGIQRAFARDDMDFRELVVTDNRRALANNFWSGRDLSGNKSRSCSSSKVVHKADHSRMTILIICMLITGLGIISIISHLSRRRRGQMSRRGKGLARSQKSSQASSVIPTLLTTL encoded by the exons ATGAGGCTCTTCATTCTGCTCTCCTTGACTGTCCTTTCAG GTGCTATGGTCATGG GAAAGGTCAAGGAAAGCTTTGTGCTGGACACAGCTTCTGCCATCTGCAACTACAATGCCCACTATAAGGACCTCCCCAAATCCTGGCGCCGAGGCTATTTCTGGAACTATTGCAACATCATCACCTTCACACCCAACAGCACTGACCGTGTGGCCCTGAGGGACACAGGAAACCAGCTTACTGTCACTGTGTCCTGCCTGACCAAGGAGGATACGGGCTGGTACTGGTGCGGCATCCAGCGGGCCTTTGCCAGGGATGACATGGATTTTAGAGAGCTGGTTGTCACTGACAACAGAAGAGCCCTTGCCAACAATTTTTGGTCTGGGAGAG ACCTGTCAGGCAACAAGAGCAGAAGCTGCAGTTCTTCCAAAGTTGTCCACAAGGCAGATCACTCCAG GATGACCATTCTCATCATTTGCATGCTGATCACAGGCTTGGGGATCATCTCTATAATCAGTCATTTGTCCAGAAGAAGGAGAGGTCAAATGAGTAGAAGGG GTAAAGGCCTAGCCAGAAGCCAGAAAAGCAGCCAAGCTTCTTCTGTGATCCCCACACTTCTG ACGACTCTTTGA